The Polluticoccus soli sequence TCAGTTACCATATTAGGAGCAGGTCTTGTTGGCTCTTTGCTGGCTATCATCTTACGCAAACGCGGTTACGACGTTACTATATATGAGCGTCGACCGGATATGCGTTCTAATAAGATAGCAGCCGGCCGCTCCATCAACTTGGCCATGAGCGCCCGTGGCTGGAAAGCTCTCGACCTCGCCGGCCTACGCGCCGACCTGGAAAGCATCGCTATACCGATGTACGGCCGCTACCTGCACCAGGCCGATGGCAGCTCTGCTTTTCAGCAATATGGTAAGAACAACGAAGCTATCTATTCAGTAAGCCGCGGTGAACTGAACAAAAAACTCATGACCCTGGCTGAGCGCGAAGGCGCAACCATTCACTTCGAGCACCGTTGTACGAAAGTAGATGTACACGACAACCGCCTGCACTTTCAAAAGCTGGATGGTACTGAACTGTCCGTACTAGCCGACTTATTGTTTGGTGCAGATGGAGCTTTCTCTGCATTGCGTAGCAGCTATGTAGGCATGGAGCGCGTAAACGCTTCGCAGCAATACCTGGAGCATGGCTACAAAGAGCTGAGCATACCACCGGACGCGGCAGGCAAGATCCAGATGGAGCAACACGCCCTGCACATCTGGCCGCGCAAGAACTTTATGATGATCGCGCTGCCGAATACGGATGGTACGTTCACCTGCACGCTGTTCTTCCCATTCTCTGGTCCGGTGTCATTTGAGAAACTGACCACGAAAGACGAAGTACTGGCGTTCTTCAAAGAGCAATTCCCCGATGCGGTGCCGATGATGCCGACGCTGCTGGATGATTTCTTTAATAATCCAACGTCTTCACTCATCACCACGCACATCTTCCCATGGCACCATAGCGACAAGAGTGCGCTGATCGGCGACGCGGCCCATGCCATCGTTCCTTTCTATGGACAAGGCATGAACGCAGGCTTTGAAGACTGTACCATCCTTGCCGGACTGATGGACCAGCACGGCGACAACTGGGATGTCATATTAAAAGCATACGAGCAAAAAAGAAAACCGAACGGCGATGCGGTTGCGCAGCTCGCACTCCTTAACTTTGTAGAGATGCGCGACAAGGTAGCCGATCCTAATTTCCTCGAGCGTAAAAAGATCGAAAAGGAATTAGGCAAACGTTACCCCGACCGTTTCATCTCTGTTTACGAGATGGTATCGTTTAGCCATACACCCTATAATACTGCCTTGAGCTGCATACGTGCGCAGGATCAATTGTTGCAGAACATCATGAACGAAGGAAACTTTTTTGACAACATAGAACAACAACAGTTCTGCAACCGCCTCGATGCGTGGATGAACGACTACCATCACGCGGTGCAACAACTGGATTTCGGAAATGGCGCAAACTAAACGCTGGACTTTAAAACCAGCGGACGAAGCATACATAAAGCAACTGTCCGACAGCCTGCATATACACCCTGCACTGTGCCGGATACTTGCTGTGCGCGGCATTGCCGGTTTCGATTCAGCTAAAAGTTTTTTCCGCCCCGAACTTAGCCACCTGCACGACCCCTTCCTGATGAAAGGAATGGAGACCGCGGTAACCCGCATCTCCGAAGCCATGGAGTGGCATGAGCGCATCATGATCTATGGCGACTATGATGTGGATGGCACCACTGCCGTGGCCGTTGTTTACTCTTTCCTCAGAAAGAACTATAAAGGAGAACTCTCCTATTATATACCGCACCGTTACCGCGAAGGTTATGGTGTCAGTAAAGCAGGCATCGACCATGCGCATGCAAATGGTTACACCCTGCTCATTACGCTCGACTGTGGTATCAAATCCGTAGAGCTGATACAGTATGCGCAATCGCTGGGCATTGATGTGATCGTGTGCGACCACCACACGCCTGACGCAATGCTGCCCCCTGCAAAGGCCATACTCAACCCCAAGCAGAGCGACTGTAAATACCCTTATAAAGAACTTTCCGGTGCGGGCATTGGCTTTAAGCTGATAACCGCGCTGTGCTTAAAATGGGGCAAGCCGCTCGAGGACGCTTATGAATACCTCGACCTGGTTGCAACCAGCATAGCTGCCGACATAGTACCGATAGATGGCGAGAACCGCGTGCTGGCCTTTTACGGCCTGAAGCGCGTCAACGAAAACCCGTCTCCCGGCATACGTACACTGAAGGCGTTGGCCCAGGTAAACCGCAACCTCTCCATCTCCGACCTCGTGTTTGTTATCGGTCCGCGGGTGAATGCCGCCGGACGTATGGACGACGCCCGTAAGGCCGTTGACCTGTTCATAGAAACCGATACTGAAAAATTGACCGCCCTTGCCGAAGCACTGCAAAGCGATAACTTCGATCGTAAGGAAGTAGATAAGAACATCACCGAAGAAGCCCTTGCCATCATACAAGGCGATACCGCCATGGCTGCCCGCAAGAGCACCGTGCTCTACCAGAGCCATTGGCACAAAGGCGTAGTAGGCATCGTGGCCAGCAGGCTTATCGATCATTACTACCGTCCCACTATCATACTCACGCTGAGCAATGATAAAGTGACCGGCTCCGCACGTTCGGTGAGTGGCTTCAATATATACGAAGCCGTGCACGAATGCCGCGACCTGCTGGACAACTACGGTGGTCACTTCTATGCTGCGGGTATGACCCTGCACCCCGACCGCGTAGCTGCTTTTGTTGACCGTTTTGAACAAGTTGTAGCCGGCAAGATCACAGAGGCCATGCTGATACCGGAAATAGAGATAGACGCCGAGATCAGCCTGCGCGATGTGCGCCCGGCGTTCCATAAGATCATCAAGCAGTTTGAGCCTTTTGGTCCGGCCAATATGAAGCCTATCTTCCTCACCAAGCGCGTGTACGACTACCAGGGCCACAGCCGCATAGTGAAAGACCTGCACATCAAATTCGTAGTGCATCAGCAAAGCGGAGTAGTGATGGACGGCATCGGCTTCAACCTTGCCGATAAATTCGACATCGTTCAAAAAGGCCCGTTCGATATCCTCTACAACATCGACGAGAACGAATTCAACGGCATCACCAAGCTACAGATAAGGGTAGTGGATATAAGACCCGCGCAGTAACAATACCCCTAAATCCCCTAAAGGGGGCTTCCCCCACTAAACGTCATTGCGAGAGAGTATTTGTGAATGCAAATACGGCCGAAGCAATCTAGCCACGCGTTATGCATCGACATTCTTCGCTGAACAAATGTTCGTGTCTGACTCAGGCAACGAAAGCTTGTGGCATGTTGAGCCGAATTCCCGAACCCTGAACGGTGCCATCGCCGTGAGAGTTCCATCGAAATTCCATCGCTTGGACAATTACCTTCATCACCTACGCTACCCCCAAACCCCCTAAAGGGGGCTTTCGGACTTTTATTGTTTTCTCTTTTCCTGAAGTCCCCTTTAGGCAGACCTTGAAATAATTGTCAAAACTGCCGGGGGATTTAGGGGTTTCGGTTACTACCCCCACACCAACCCCACCAACAACGCCCCCAACCCCGACACAGTAATAACACCACGTATCTCGATCAACCGCAGCCACTGAACCCGTAAATCCTCCCAGTTCGAAAAGTCCCCTTTAGGGGGTTTAGGGGTTAAGGCTGCCAAGTTCACCATCCTGTTAATCGGCTCATTCCCTTTCAGCGCCAACACTACATCAACCACCAGGCACAGCATGGCTATGACCGATGTAATAAACACCCAGCTCCCCGGCTGCCGTGCCGAAACCGCCACCATGACCGTGCTCAGCGCCAGGCAACTGTAGTAAACCACCTTCCAGCGCTGTTGCATCAGCCCGTCTACCGCGCGGCGCTGCTCCAGGAAGTTGGTGATGCTCACATTCCTCAGCGCCCCGCTCAGTATGATCAGGTAAAAAATAAACTGGCTGGCCACTATCGTGTAGCTGACCAACTGCAGCAGGCGGAGGGTTTTAATTATCGTCATAAATTCATTTGTTTTATGGCTGCAAAGAAACCAGCATGTCCGCTGCAAAATCTTGACGCAGGTCAATATTTTTGATCAACCGCAACCACCCGCTATGCTCGACAATCTGTACAGCTATATAACCAGCCAGGTGCCCCTGACCGACGAGGCCTGGCACGACATGCAAAGCATACTGGCGCCGCGGCAGCTGCGCAAGAAAGAGCATTTCCTGCGGCAGGATGAAGTGTGCAAATACCTTGGCTTCATTACCGAGGGTTATGTGCGGCTATATTATTTGGTAGATGGCGTGGAGGTGACCAAAGACTTCAACTTCGAGAACTGGTTTTGTGGCTCGCTGGCCAGCTTTAGCCTGCAGCAGCCCTCGCGGTTCAACATAGTGGCTATGGAGCCCGTAACCCTGCTGCAAACCAGCCGCGACAACTTTTACCGCACCATAGACAAACACCCCGCGCTGCAAAAGCTGGCGCGCCTGCACCTCGAGCGCATGTTCATCTACAACGAGCAGCGCGAAACCACCTTCCTGCTCGACACGCCCGAACAGCGCTACCGCGACCTGCTCTCCCGCCAGCCCGGCATACTGCAGCGCATACCCCTCAAGTACATCGCGTCCTATCTCGGCATAGCCCCCGAAACCCTCAGCCGCATCAGGGCAGGGAGTATGGGGTAAAAGTTATTTCCCCTCCTTCTTTTAAGGAGGGGCGCAGGGGTGGTTGCTGGGGCGTGCGCAGCCATGTGCGAAAGCGGGGGATGTTTGTTGAGGCCAGCACTGTCGCCCAATCAACGCTGTCATTCGCCCAATAGCGCTGTCATTCTGAACGCAGTGAAGAACTCTTCTCACCGAAGGTAATCTGCCTGGCACAAGTGCAGAAGCCTAATAGATTGAAAATTCTTTTTGCAGCCGGCTGGGTTACTACTATGGAGCATCCGTTGCTGCCTGCCCCGTCCGATAGGCGGGGTCGCACTCTTGTACGGTGGAAGTCGGGAGACAATTATAATCCTAGGTTGTCGAAAATAAAAACGCCGGTGATTGTGGAAAGACTAAACTTTAGAATTTCACCATCTGTTTCATCTTCCAATAGATACTCATCCCCGTTTATGGCGATGATCTTATATTCGATACCACAAATAGTAATTTTGCTGCCGACCGTTAATATTTTAATAAACACAGGCTAAAAATTAGAACTATCATGTTTGACCAAAAAGTATAAGCGCCCTCCAGAATATAAAGCATAATACCCCAAGTATCAGAAATCTGAATTGCCAGTTAAAGTTTATTACTCCTTTACGTTGGTATTTGCGATTCATGTGATGCCCGTAAGCAGCTTGATCCGGGTCGTCTTTAAGAATTAGGATGTTCGCTCTAGTTACGCTCATTATGTTCAGAATGTACCAGCACCCACAGATAAAGCTCATGACCCAAAAGAAAACTGCAAAAGCTAGGGGAATCATGGAAACCGTTGGCTTCGTCGATTTCGTCAGCTCAACTGTGTAAGCAATTGACGAAATACAGACTGCTAAAATAAAGTAGGTATACTTTTCCTGGACCTTAGTCAGTCTTTCGACTAAAGTTTCAAGATTGTCCCTATCTCTTTCTCTATCTGACACTTTATTTGATTTTTATGAAAGATAAGAAATGACAAGAACTATTGTGGAGAGGGCTTGTTGGAGCCGGCTGAGTTGCTGCTATGGAGCACTTACGGCGTTGGCAGCGTTCATTGTTTGGTAAATGTGGTCGAAATATTTGTCTATATCCTGGTTGATTTCTTCATTTTCTTGGAGCGGTTTTCCTTCAATTCCCGCCAGTACGACGTTCATTTTTTTATGTCCATTAACCAGATATATCTTATTTGCGATATCGAAGATTAGATCTTCAATTGATTCAATGGATTGTTTGAAAAATTTTTCGTCCATTTTGTTGAATAGGAGCTTTTTTATCCTTTCTGTACTTTCTTTTAAGTTTTCATCCTTCTCACTTGTTGCAATTAGATCGATTTTGCTTTTTAAAGTGTCAAACTGGCTTAAAATACTCTGCTTCCCATTTAGGTGAAATGCGAGCACTGGATCTACAGCTGATAGATTTATCACCGTTGATCGGAAGCCGGCCTCAAGATCCTCATAGCTGTTTTTAAGAACATCGTTCACTAGGTTTACTATGACTGGTGAAAACAGTTCTGACACTGTGTTAACCATTTCTGGAGTGGGGTTTTCAGAAAACCGCTTTACAAATTTTTGTGCGTAAAAATCGATGGCTGGTGTTAGATGGAATTTAGGTATCAACGCTCTAAATTCAAGTAGAAAAAATAGCGCTTCTTTGCGTTTGCGATTATCTTCTTTCCTGCCTTTGTACCACTGGGCGATATGGCTAATAATTACGCCGAGTAGGCCACTTCCGATTGCAACTAAAAATGGGATATAGTCTTTATTCACAAGGCTGAGTTTTTAGAATTCTACAAAAAGAAAGGGAGATCTTATTCCAAACTAGATAAAAGGAGTTGAAAATCAAATCTAGAATGCTGAAAACCGGCTTGATGCTATTACACGGCGTTTAGCACTAGCCAAGCTTATCGGTCGGACTGTTGTCAGTGCCCCATAGCCTCGGCGCTAAAAACGAAGTTACTAATTCGGAGTTTTCACAGCGGAAATGAGAAATAGGAAGTCGCTTATGTCGCCTTTTGTTGGCGCTTCGCTCGTTTCTTGCACATCGTCAAACTCATGCCACGTATGATCTAGTTCATTATCCCATGTTCCAAAGTGTAAATCCCTCAGTTTCCATCTATCAACATAGAACCATTCTCCGTCAATTAAGCACGCTCTTATTCTGTTTCGTACCTGTTCTAACGCCATTCCAGTTGTATTAGTAAAAACAACCGTGTCGTGTTGTTTATAATTTCCGGCGTCTCTGTATAAGTACGAAAGTGCAATATTCATAAGCGAATATAACCAATGACACTTAAAGTCCGTTGACTTAAAAGCCACATCCAGATACCTTGTTGTCGTAATGGATATCAAGGGTAAAGTAGGACAGCGGGTCAGAGAGTTAAGACACGAATTGCGCTTGTCGCAAGAAGCACTGGCCAATAAGGCTGGCGTCGATAGGACTTATATGACCGATGTCGAGAACGGGCGCAGGAACATATCTGTGGAGATTCTCGAGAAGATTATTCTTGCCCTTGAGACATCCTTTCAAGATTTTTTCACCGCTAAAGAGTTTAAAAAGTAATGGGAGCATTTTACTTAAACTCTATCGGTGGTTTCCTTAAGCATGATGATAATGCGATTATTGGCAAACTCACGAAGCAAGGTGCAAATTCTGGTTTTCATCAACAGCTACACAGTCAAACAGACTCTTGGGACATTGCAGTTCCAATTTTGAAAGCAAATTTTAAGCAGTTAATCTCCGATGTCGATCGAGCAAAAGATTGGACTATATTGTTAGAATACCCAATAGTAAGACGAGACAAACGAATAGATATTGTCTTGATTGCGGATTCTATTATCATCGTCATTGAGTTCAAGGCAAGTAAGCCTAATTATTCAGGTGGTGGTGAGCATCAGCTTTTAGATTACTGCCTTGATCTTAGAGATTTTCACTTCGAATCGAGAGACAAAATAATCGTACCGATACTGCTCATTCCAAATACTAGAGCTAGGAAAATTGATTTGCAATTTTCTAGTGATTTCGTTCAGCAAACACTTTTTGCTAATGATAAAAATCTAAATGATTTGTTGCGGCAAATTGCCTCTATTAGCCATAAACGTGGTAGGATTAATGCAAATAGCTGGAATCAAAGCTCATATGCGCCAACTCCTACTATCATCGAAGCTGCGCGAGTATTATTTGCCGGACATTCAGTAGAAAACATAACGAAATCGCATGCTGGAGCTACGAATTTGACTAAGACGACTGACGCAATTGTTAGTGCAATTAACAAAGCTCGAAAAAACCGCGAGAAGCTAATATGTTTTATTACTGGAGTTCCTGGCGCGGGTAAAACTTTGGCAGGCTTGCATATTGCACATCATTCCGACTTTCAAGCAAAGGACGTATCCCTTGCTACGTTTTTATCGGGCAATGGCCCGCTCATAAAGGTACTACGGTCTGCACTTGCGCGAGACGCAAAAACAAGGTTAGCAAAAGAAGACAAAGCTGTTAAAGAAAAGGAGCAGGAGAGAATTATCGCATTTATTGAAAATGTGCACCGCTTTATTGATGGATACTTTGAAAACAAAAAGGCTAAACCGAATAATCAAATTGTAATTTTTGATGAAGCACAAAGAGCATGGAATGCGAAACAGTCTATGCGGAAGTTCAAGCGAGATTTTTCAGAGCCGGACTTGATGCTTGAGATAATGGACAGACATAAAGATTGGGCTGTAATTGTGGCTCTGATTGGTGGAGGGCAAGAAATAAATACAGGTGAAGCGGGTCTGCGCGAATGGGGCAATAAATTAAAAACAAAGTACAAACATTGGCGTGTGTACGTGTCACCGCAATTGGAGGCCGGAGATCATAGTACGGGGGATTTGACTTTATTTGAAACAAAGGTCAAACACGTCGACGTAACACGTGTGAAGGATTTACATTTAGATGTTTCCTTGCGTTCTTATAAAGCAGAGAAATTGTCAGAATGGGTTCAACAACTTCTAAATAACAGACCACAAGCTGCCGCGACCCTGTTTGCAACGTATTTGCATAACTATCCGATAGCTATTACAAGAGATTTAGATGCCGCAAGGGAGTGGTTAAAAGAAAGAGATAAAGGGACGAGACGTGTAGGTTTAGTTGCCAGTTCAGGCGGACGCAGGCTTAGGAAACAAGGTCTTGATGTAAAAGGCGAATTTGATGCGGCCAGTTGGTTTCTGAATGACAGGGAGGATGTGAGGTCATCATATGCATTAGAAGTTCCTGCAACGGAATTTGGAATTCAAGGTCTGGAACTCGATTGGACCGGTGTTTGTTGGGATCTAGACCTCCGTAGGCATAAAGATGACTGGGATTTTAAACTGTTCAAAGGAACAAAGTGGACGAATGTAAAAGGCGTTGAAATGCAGCGATTCATAACGAATAAATATCGTGTGCTCCTTACTCGGGCAAGGGAAGGAATGGTGATATATGTTCCTGTAGGCGATGAACATGATAAGACAGCACCACGAAAGGAATACGACGCGATTTATTCGTATATGATTTCTTGTGGTGTGCCTGAGCTTTAGTCTTCATCTTCAGTCACTAAAAATACATTCAAGCAACTTTCATTAATGCAAAAGTGAGCTTCCCATTTGGCATTGGTATGCATGAAGCAATCGAAGAAAGTTCTTGCGCCACATTTAGGGCAGGTCATTGGCTGGTCGTTCATGAGCCATACGAAACTAGTATCAAGCAGGAGCATGCTGCAAACGTAAACTGAACTATTGGGCTGGTCAATCGGAAATAAGTGAACTTTCTGTTTCGCGAGATTCGATATCACTAGAGGCCACCCCTCTCCCGTCATTGCGAGGAACGAAGCAATCTCGCGCAAACATGGGCTTGTTTAACACCAATCAGTTTGGGACGGTGCGGTCAATGTAGAATGTCGATGCCTGACGTGTGGCAAGATTGCTTCGTACATATTTGCATTCGCAAATACTGCCTCGCAATGACGTTTGGTAGTTGGACGCTTGGTGGTGGGGTGGAGAATGACGGGAGTGAGTAGACATCCTGCCGTACAAGGGTGCGACGCAACGGGTGCTCCATAGCAGCACCGCCAGCTGGCTGCAAAAATCCTCTACAATTATCGTAAAAATATTGTATATTTGTAGTAGTAAAACCTTGCTATGCAAATACCTATACAACCCATCAGCTACCCTCCATACCTCAGCAGCTCAACCCTGCCAGGTTATTCCGTTTTGTTTCCGGAGTTTGTTCTCTGCTTTAGAAATCACCCCAAAACGGCAACAATCGGCAACAAAAAATACAGCTGTGCGCTGCGAGTTTATGATCCTGTCATTGATAATCAATCAGCAACGCGCACAGCGGCAACAACAGTTCGTGGATTCATGACAAAAGCGGCAACATTTGCTATCAACGGATATGAGAATCGCTTATTCGTCAGCAGTGCTGGCCTCAGCTACCACCCCCGGCCCCTCCTTAAATCAAGGAGGGGAGTTTGAGAAAAAGCACCGAAAATGTGTTGTAAAAGCGAACAAATTGAAGTGAAGACCCCATCCTGTAGCGGTTTTCGTGGAGTAGCATAGTTTGAGGTTTGTAATATCCGCGATTAGACACCAGAGCTTATGATTTTGGTCAAAAAAACTACGGGCTGATTCACATTTGTTTAACTGTTATCAGGCTGTACCGTAGCCTCAAGCTCATGCAAATGCGGCACAATCCTTTGAGTTAACTTCAGGATAACTAACCCCGGAATCGCCAGTCCGGGCACCCTAAATCACCAGTTTATGCGATCCTTTATTATCACCGTTACCTATATGGGCAATCCCATTATATTGCGTTTTGTAAATGAGAACAATACTATCGATGCCGGCTTCGAGGTGGAGTCTGTTAACAATAAGGCGTTTCCCCATTTTCATGTAGAGGGCCGCGATAAGGAGTGGCACATTGTGGGCAAGGTGCCCGCCGAGATGTATGGCCTGGAGCCGCGCCTCAGCGAACTGATCTATGAATGCCTGCATGAGGGCCCGGCTGCTGCTGCACCGCCTTACGCACAGCGCTCTTCAAGCCACCCCGCTGCTACACAGGCCCAGCTCAGGTCGCTACCAAGAGGAGAAGAAGTTGAACGTCACTAATAAAACCGTCACCATGAAGAAACCTCACTTAAAATGCCCGGGTTGCTCTGGATCTAATTTTCAGCTACATGAGATCTCCATCGCCAACCCTCAAACCAAAGAGGAGGCCGAGACCAGCAGCGCTATCGTGGTATGCGGCGACTGCAGTGCCATCGTGGGCGTATTGTCGCCTCCATATCCACCAGCCAAACACCTTGGAATAACCATTGTGCCGGTGGTGCATGCTCCCTACCAGGAAGGAGCGTATGGTGAGGAGTCTTGTTAAAACTATGTTGTATGATGTGCGCTGGCTTGGTGTTTATCGGTGAGCTAGATAGTTAAAGAATAGTACTATGGAAAACGTGATTCAAACGGTGAAGAAAAATAAGAAATTGAAAGTGGCCAGGGCGCTATTTGGTATGTTGACAGCGGCTGTTAGCTTGTATGTAGCTGTAGAGAATTTCCGCAAGCTGCGGAAAGGCCCGCAGTTGAAACTGGAGTAAACGCAGTGTTATAGTATTGTCAAAAGCGGCGGTAGCGTACAGTTTGGTGCGTTTTGTGCGTTAACTTTAGTGAGGCTCAGCAGTCTAAAGAAGTAGGTACGAAAACGAGGAGGTTTGGAATGAAGACGTTTAAAGTCATATTCGCCAAGAACGAAATTGTAGTTTGCCTGGAAAGCAATGCCAGGATGCCCCGCGAA is a genomic window containing:
- the recJ gene encoding single-stranded-DNA-specific exonuclease RecJ, giving the protein MAQTKRWTLKPADEAYIKQLSDSLHIHPALCRILAVRGIAGFDSAKSFFRPELSHLHDPFLMKGMETAVTRISEAMEWHERIMIYGDYDVDGTTAVAVVYSFLRKNYKGELSYYIPHRYREGYGVSKAGIDHAHANGYTLLITLDCGIKSVELIQYAQSLGIDVIVCDHHTPDAMLPPAKAILNPKQSDCKYPYKELSGAGIGFKLITALCLKWGKPLEDAYEYLDLVATSIAADIVPIDGENRVLAFYGLKRVNENPSPGIRTLKALAQVNRNLSISDLVFVIGPRVNAAGRMDDARKAVDLFIETDTEKLTALAEALQSDNFDRKEVDKNITEEALAIIQGDTAMAARKSTVLYQSHWHKGVVGIVASRLIDHYYRPTIILTLSNDKVTGSARSVSGFNIYEAVHECRDLLDNYGGHFYAAGMTLHPDRVAAFVDRFEQVVAGKITEAMLIPEIEIDAEISLRDVRPAFHKIIKQFEPFGPANMKPIFLTKRVYDYQGHSRIVKDLHIKFVVHQQSGVVMDGIGFNLADKFDIVQKGPFDILYNIDENEFNGITKLQIRVVDIRPAQ
- a CDS encoding FAD-dependent oxidoreductase, which produces MARSVTILGAGLVGSLLAIILRKRGYDVTIYERRPDMRSNKIAAGRSINLAMSARGWKALDLAGLRADLESIAIPMYGRYLHQADGSSAFQQYGKNNEAIYSVSRGELNKKLMTLAEREGATIHFEHRCTKVDVHDNRLHFQKLDGTELSVLADLLFGADGAFSALRSSYVGMERVNASQQYLEHGYKELSIPPDAAGKIQMEQHALHIWPRKNFMMIALPNTDGTFTCTLFFPFSGPVSFEKLTTKDEVLAFFKEQFPDAVPMMPTLLDDFFNNPTSSLITTHIFPWHHSDKSALIGDAAHAIVPFYGQGMNAGFEDCTILAGLMDQHGDNWDVILKAYEQKRKPNGDAVAQLALLNFVEMRDKVADPNFLERKKIEKELGKRYPDRFISVYEMVSFSHTPYNTALSCIRAQDQLLQNIMNEGNFFDNIEQQQFCNRLDAWMNDYHHAVQQLDFGNGAN
- a CDS encoding Crp/Fnr family transcriptional regulator, which translates into the protein MLDNLYSYITSQVPLTDEAWHDMQSILAPRQLRKKEHFLRQDEVCKYLGFITEGYVRLYYLVDGVEVTKDFNFENWFCGSLASFSLQQPSRFNIVAMEPVTLLQTSRDNFYRTIDKHPALQKLARLHLERMFIYNEQRETTFLLDTPEQRYRDLLSRQPGILQRIPLKYIASYLGIAPETLSRIRAGSMG
- a CDS encoding helix-turn-helix domain-containing protein; its protein translation is MDIKGKVGQRVRELRHELRLSQEALANKAGVDRTYMTDVENGRRNISVEILEKIILALETSFQDFFTAKEFKK
- a CDS encoding DNA/RNA helicase domain-containing protein, with the translated sequence MGAFYLNSIGGFLKHDDNAIIGKLTKQGANSGFHQQLHSQTDSWDIAVPILKANFKQLISDVDRAKDWTILLEYPIVRRDKRIDIVLIADSIIIVIEFKASKPNYSGGGEHQLLDYCLDLRDFHFESRDKIIVPILLIPNTRARKIDLQFSSDFVQQTLFANDKNLNDLLRQIASISHKRGRINANSWNQSSYAPTPTIIEAARVLFAGHSVENITKSHAGATNLTKTTDAIVSAINKARKNREKLICFITGVPGAGKTLAGLHIAHHSDFQAKDVSLATFLSGNGPLIKVLRSALARDAKTRLAKEDKAVKEKEQERIIAFIENVHRFIDGYFENKKAKPNNQIVIFDEAQRAWNAKQSMRKFKRDFSEPDLMLEIMDRHKDWAVIVALIGGGQEINTGEAGLREWGNKLKTKYKHWRVYVSPQLEAGDHSTGDLTLFETKVKHVDVTRVKDLHLDVSLRSYKAEKLSEWVQQLLNNRPQAAATLFATYLHNYPIAITRDLDAAREWLKERDKGTRRVGLVASSGGRRLRKQGLDVKGEFDAASWFLNDREDVRSSYALEVPATEFGIQGLELDWTGVCWDLDLRRHKDDWDFKLFKGTKWTNVKGVEMQRFITNKYRVLLTRAREGMVIYVPVGDEHDKTAPRKEYDAIYSYMISCGVPEL
- a CDS encoding DUF1772 domain-containing protein, producing the protein MQRTCWFLCSHKTNEFMTIIKTLRLLQLVSYTIVASQFIFYLIILSGALRNVSITNFLEQRRAVDGLMQQRWKVVYYSCLALSTVMVAVSARQPGSWVFITSVIAMLCLVVDVVLALKGNEPINRMVNLAALTPKPPKGDFSNWEDLRVQWLRLIEIRGVITVSGLGALLVGLVWG